One genomic window of Nocardioides daphniae includes the following:
- a CDS encoding class I SAM-dependent methyltransferase, translating into MRSWFAIYDLDEMLAVGLPWWTFAAVDEVERHLAATPRARVLEWGSGASTVWLAARAAEVVAIEHDPAWADAMRPHLPDNATVRTVASVPSAHPAVGSRKPGFERQDFTAYVAAADDVPGEFDLVVVDGRAREACLAAALPRLAPGGMVVFDNVDRRRYRDAIAQHAAVEVLWTRGRTPSLPYPTRTALLRLQEGPAG; encoded by the coding sequence GTGCGCTCGTGGTTCGCGATCTACGACCTCGACGAGATGCTGGCCGTCGGGCTGCCCTGGTGGACCTTCGCCGCGGTCGACGAGGTGGAGCGCCACCTGGCTGCCACCCCACGGGCCCGGGTCCTGGAGTGGGGCTCCGGCGCCTCGACGGTGTGGCTCGCCGCACGGGCGGCCGAGGTCGTCGCGATCGAGCACGATCCCGCGTGGGCGGACGCGATGCGCCCCCACCTCCCGGACAACGCCACGGTCCGGACGGTCGCGTCCGTGCCGTCCGCGCACCCCGCCGTCGGGTCGCGGAAGCCGGGCTTCGAGCGCCAGGACTTCACGGCGTACGTCGCCGCCGCCGACGACGTGCCCGGTGAGTTCGACCTCGTCGTCGTGGACGGCCGCGCGCGGGAGGCCTGCCTGGCGGCTGCGTTGCCGCGGCTGGCGCCCGGTGGCATGGTCGTCTTCGACAACGTCGACCGGCGCCGCTACCGCGACGCGATCGCGCAGCACGCGGCAGTGGAGGTCCTGTGGACGCGAGGGCGGACCCCGTCGCTGCCGTACCCCACCCGCACGGCGCTGCTGCGCCTGCAGGAGGGCCCGGCGGGGTGA
- a CDS encoding glycosyltransferase family 2 protein, translating into MVWVVVPALDEAENLKVLVPRIRAALAEVAVDGQVLVVDDGSTDGTSDVVRAMADLYGDVHLETLRRNLGKAAALQRGFSRALEGGADVIVMMDADGQDDPAELGRLLEPIRLGHSDLVTGARTVRRDRFVKRHTSKLYNATTRWIAATPGRDFNSGYKAMRAEVAQDVVPMMYGEMHRYLTVLAHHSGYRVSEQTVEHHPRMSGDSKYGLARFWRGMSDLVTVRFLLSYEHRPSHLFGGLGVVLFLLGSVVLGYLTVIKLLGEPIGGRPLLIAGVLAVLMGLQFVIFGLLAELVVNARNRSAGQVRSSTHVG; encoded by the coding sequence GTGGTGTGGGTGGTTGTTCCGGCGCTCGACGAGGCCGAGAACCTGAAGGTGCTCGTCCCCAGGATCCGGGCGGCCCTGGCCGAGGTGGCCGTGGACGGCCAGGTCCTGGTCGTGGACGACGGCTCGACCGACGGGACCAGCGACGTGGTCCGCGCCATGGCCGACCTCTACGGCGACGTGCACCTGGAGACCTTGCGGCGCAACCTCGGCAAGGCCGCGGCGCTCCAGCGCGGCTTCTCCCGCGCGCTCGAGGGCGGCGCCGACGTCATCGTGATGATGGACGCCGACGGCCAGGACGACCCCGCCGAGCTCGGGCGCCTGCTCGAGCCGATCCGCCTGGGACACTCCGACCTCGTCACGGGCGCCCGCACGGTGCGACGTGACCGCTTCGTCAAGCGCCACACCTCCAAGCTCTACAACGCGACCACGCGGTGGATCGCCGCGACCCCGGGCCGTGACTTCAACTCCGGCTACAAGGCGATGCGCGCTGAGGTGGCCCAGGACGTCGTGCCGATGATGTACGGCGAGATGCACCGCTACCTGACCGTGCTCGCGCACCACTCCGGCTACCGGGTCAGCGAGCAGACCGTCGAGCACCACCCCCGGATGAGCGGTGACAGCAAGTACGGCCTGGCCCGCTTCTGGCGCGGCATGTCCGACCTGGTGACGGTGCGCTTCCTGCTCTCCTACGAGCACCGTCCCTCCCACCTCTTCGGCGGTCTGGGCGTGGTGCTCTTCCTCCTCGGCAGCGTGGTCCTGGGCTACCTGACCGTCATCAAGCTGCTCGGCGAGCCGATCGGCGGCCGACCGCTGCTCATCGCGGGTGTCCTGGCCGTCCTGATGGGGCTGCAGTTCGTCATCTTCGGCCTCCTCGCCGAGCTCGTGGTCAACGCCCGCAACCGCTCGGCAGGACAGGTCCGAAGCAGCACCCATGTCGGCTGA
- a CDS encoding lysylphosphatidylglycerol synthase domain-containing protein: MTRRVLTYVARGLFLAAVLAGAWWSLRDEGDELVDALATATAGGLVLSLALVVGGLVGTGLLWRRIFGLHGARVPGRAAAAIFFTGQLGKYVPGSVWSIGVQARLAHAHDVTPRTTVATSLVFLWVHVATGCLAAGLALPLVPAADDLPGGRWLSAGACLLVGALAMVPAIVHRAARLLAGHDDVVWGLRESGLAAAVMAPVWGAYAAGLWFVLPQGTTPSGALYAALVAAFALGYVAGVAVPVAPAGLGAREAVFVLVLAPTLGVVTAAAVALLARVVHTVADFVVAAGALLLDRARHAA, translated from the coding sequence GTGACCCGCCGCGTCCTGACGTACGTCGCGCGCGGCCTCTTCCTCGCCGCCGTCCTCGCCGGCGCCTGGTGGAGCCTGCGCGACGAGGGGGACGAGCTGGTCGACGCCCTCGCCACGGCCACCGCCGGGGGACTGGTCCTCAGCCTCGCGCTCGTCGTCGGCGGGCTGGTCGGGACCGGGCTCCTGTGGCGACGAATCTTCGGCCTGCACGGTGCGCGGGTGCCGGGTCGTGCGGCCGCGGCGATCTTCTTCACCGGACAGCTGGGCAAGTACGTACCCGGCTCGGTGTGGAGCATCGGGGTCCAGGCCCGGTTGGCCCACGCCCACGACGTGACGCCGCGGACCACCGTGGCCACGTCGCTGGTCTTCCTGTGGGTGCACGTGGCCACCGGGTGCCTCGCGGCCGGGCTGGCGCTGCCCCTCGTGCCGGCGGCCGACGACCTCCCCGGCGGACGCTGGCTGTCGGCCGGGGCCTGCCTCCTGGTGGGCGCGCTCGCCATGGTGCCGGCGATCGTGCACCGTGCGGCGCGGCTGCTCGCCGGGCACGACGACGTCGTCTGGGGCCTGCGCGAGTCCGGCCTGGCGGCCGCGGTGATGGCCCCCGTCTGGGGCGCCTACGCAGCGGGCCTCTGGTTCGTGCTGCCCCAGGGCACGACGCCGTCCGGAGCCCTGTACGCAGCCCTGGTGGCTGCCTTCGCCCTTGGCTACGTCGCCGGGGTCGCGGTGCCGGTCGCCCCGGCCGGCCTGGGCGCCCGCGAGGCCGTGTTCGTCCTGGTCCTCGCGCCCACTCTTGGTGTGGTCACCGCAGCCGCCGTCGCCCTGCTCGCCCGAGTCGTGCACACGGTCGCGGACTTCGTGGTGGCGGCGGGGGCACTCCTCCTGGACCGGGCGCGACACGCCGCCTGA
- a CDS encoding LTA synthase family protein: MSATSPRPTGLDAAPRGVGARIGWALVVTAAAAVICDLTLALSLRLGGQAPLKPGPALVGMGVTWILLLALVGLTGRVRRALVVGFLLVAFLAVVNAARMDVLQSPLVPSDVAYLRTPGFLVEMVGARAVVLGVVGLLLLLALLLWLARVAGRDRPPPPRRGERGAATWIAFRGATALAGVALVWSAAGFNTPGNALRSVYDAAGAQWLSWSPTTNYQGNGFIGGALFSLPAEPMERPPGYSAQRMAEVAEKWAAVAEERNRGRDATALARTNVVVVLSESMGDPAALEGLQLAEDPLPTVHGLMQEGGGQMLAPHYGTGTSLMEFSVLTGQSAGLFGPHIVSPYQQFVADQEDYPSLVGWLGSLGHRTVAVHPFRPELYARTEVYERLGFDAFVDKEHMHRTEALVPGGFVSDASAYDEVVRQLEESATPGLVHLVSMQNHVPFSGLYDDPVEVDRASCCAAEVGQWARGLARTDAAVADFLADLEELDEPTVVLHFGDHFPGIFDTAGVKAEGLNLHRTPWFVWSNVEGGVVDDPGLLSPAAALPAVLERLGAPLPPYLHLLEAVQDEVGTIRGDTVVTPQGREVPLDSLDREQRELVEEARLVQYDFSVGERYALAQLWYSGRD; this comes from the coding sequence GTGAGCGCCACGTCCCCCAGGCCGACCGGTCTCGACGCCGCGCCGCGAGGAGTCGGCGCCCGCATCGGGTGGGCGCTCGTCGTGACCGCCGCCGCAGCCGTCATCTGCGACCTCACGCTGGCCCTCTCGCTGCGCCTGGGTGGGCAGGCGCCCCTCAAGCCGGGGCCGGCACTGGTCGGGATGGGGGTGACGTGGATCCTCCTCCTCGCACTGGTCGGACTGACCGGTCGGGTACGCCGGGCACTCGTCGTCGGCTTCCTCCTGGTTGCCTTCCTGGCCGTGGTCAACGCCGCGAGGATGGACGTCCTGCAGTCCCCGCTGGTGCCCTCCGACGTCGCCTACCTGCGTACGCCCGGCTTCCTGGTCGAGATGGTCGGTGCCAGGGCCGTGGTTCTCGGGGTCGTGGGTCTGCTGCTGCTCCTGGCGCTGCTGCTCTGGTTGGCCCGGGTGGCGGGCCGGGACCGGCCGCCGCCCCCGCGCCGCGGTGAGCGGGGCGCGGCGACCTGGATCGCGTTCCGAGGGGCCACGGCCCTCGCCGGCGTCGCCCTCGTCTGGTCGGCGGCCGGGTTCAACACGCCCGGCAACGCGTTGCGGTCTGTCTACGACGCAGCCGGTGCGCAGTGGTTGTCGTGGTCGCCCACCACCAACTACCAGGGCAACGGCTTCATCGGGGGCGCGCTCTTCAGCCTGCCCGCCGAGCCGATGGAGCGGCCGCCCGGCTACTCGGCCCAGCGGATGGCCGAGGTGGCGGAGAAGTGGGCCGCCGTCGCCGAGGAGCGCAACCGAGGCCGTGACGCGACGGCACTCGCCCGGACCAACGTGGTCGTGGTGCTGAGCGAGTCGATGGGGGACCCCGCCGCGCTGGAGGGCCTCCAGCTCGCCGAGGACCCGTTGCCGACGGTCCACGGGCTGATGCAGGAGGGCGGCGGCCAGATGCTGGCCCCGCACTACGGCACCGGCACCTCGTTGATGGAGTTCAGCGTGCTGACCGGGCAGAGCGCGGGACTCTTCGGGCCCCACATCGTCTCGCCCTACCAGCAGTTCGTCGCCGACCAGGAGGACTACCCGTCGTTGGTCGGGTGGCTCGGCTCGCTCGGGCACCGCACGGTCGCCGTGCACCCGTTCCGCCCGGAGCTGTACGCCCGCACCGAGGTCTACGAGCGGCTCGGCTTCGACGCGTTCGTCGACAAGGAGCACATGCACCGCACCGAGGCCCTCGTCCCCGGTGGCTTCGTCTCGGATGCGTCGGCCTACGACGAGGTCGTGCGACAGCTCGAGGAGAGCGCCACCCCCGGCCTGGTGCACCTCGTCTCGATGCAGAACCACGTCCCCTTCTCCGGCCTGTACGACGACCCCGTCGAGGTCGACCGGGCCTCGTGCTGCGCCGCGGAGGTGGGGCAGTGGGCCCGTGGCCTGGCTCGCACGGACGCGGCCGTGGCCGACTTCCTGGCCGACCTGGAGGAGCTGGACGAACCCACGGTGGTCCTGCACTTCGGTGACCACTTCCCGGGGATCTTCGACACCGCGGGGGTGAAGGCCGAGGGGCTGAACCTGCACCGGACCCCGTGGTTCGTGTGGTCGAACGTGGAGGGCGGCGTCGTCGACGACCCGGGCCTGCTCTCCCCGGCCGCCGCGCTGCCGGCCGTGCTGGAGCGCCTCGGCGCGCCGCTGCCGCCCTACCTGCACCTGCTGGAGGCGGTGCAGGACGAGGTCGGGACGATCCGTGGTGACACGGTGGTCACGCCGCAGGGCCGCGAGGTGCCGCTCGACTCGCTCGACCGGGAGCAGCGTGAGCTGGTCGAGGAGGCCCGCCTGGTGCAGTACGACTTCTCCGTCGGCGAGCGTTACGCACTGGCGCAACTCTGGTACTCCGGCCGCGACTGA
- a CDS encoding C40 family peptidase, which yields MTGVVSAVPAQAEPDVEDVREKVDRLYHQAEQAQERYNDSALRLKGLNAELSSLKADEKRQGRRLDEVRDQVQELIVRQYKGEGVNTVGQVVVSDDPSSFLGQLTTMQAFSDLQADLLDDFSDEAKALDLRQSTARERRADIKDTTADLKAEKAAVEAKLAQAKELLSRLEAEEREELSASRDSGRLPTNVPASGRAAAAVKAALAQVGDAYVYGAVGPDAYDCSGLTMMAWGAAGVGLPHSSSAQFSSGARVAQNDLKPGDLVFYYSPISHVGMYIGNGQIVHAANPSSGVRIAGVFSMPYVGAVRPG from the coding sequence GTGACCGGAGTCGTCTCCGCGGTCCCCGCCCAGGCGGAGCCCGACGTGGAGGACGTGCGTGAGAAGGTCGACCGCCTCTACCACCAGGCTGAGCAGGCGCAGGAGCGCTACAACGACTCCGCGCTCCGCCTGAAGGGCCTGAACGCCGAGCTCTCGTCCCTCAAGGCCGACGAGAAGCGTCAGGGCCGCCGCCTCGACGAGGTGCGCGACCAGGTCCAGGAGCTGATCGTCCGCCAGTACAAGGGCGAGGGTGTCAACACCGTCGGCCAGGTCGTCGTCTCCGACGACCCCTCCAGCTTCCTCGGCCAGCTGACCACTATGCAGGCGTTCAGCGACCTGCAGGCCGACCTCCTCGACGACTTCTCCGACGAGGCCAAGGCGCTCGACCTGCGTCAGAGCACGGCGCGCGAGCGCCGGGCCGACATCAAGGACACCACCGCCGACCTGAAGGCCGAGAAGGCCGCGGTCGAGGCCAAGCTGGCCCAGGCGAAGGAGCTCCTCTCCCGCCTCGAGGCCGAGGAGCGCGAGGAGCTTTCCGCCTCGCGCGACTCCGGTCGCCTCCCCACCAACGTCCCCGCCTCCGGCCGTGCCGCCGCCGCGGTCAAGGCAGCCCTGGCCCAGGTCGGCGACGCCTACGTCTACGGCGCCGTCGGCCCCGACGCCTACGACTGCTCGGGCCTCACGATGATGGCCTGGGGTGCTGCCGGCGTCGGCCTCCCGCACTCGTCCTCGGCGCAGTTCAGCTCCGGTGCCCGCGTGGCCCAGAACGACCTGAAGCCCGGCGACCTGGTCTTCTACTACAGCCCGATCAGCCACGTCGGCATGTACATCGGCAACGGCCAGATCGTGCACGCGGCCAACCCGAGCTCGGGCGTCCGCATCGCCGGCGTCTTCTCGATGCCGTACGTCGGCGCCGTCCGCCCGGGCTGA
- a CDS encoding DEDD exonuclease domain-containing protein: MSSTTDALLPPVATAAPSRDELSRRTTGQLRWQEQQGLDDLGRPLSEVTFTVVDLETTGGSPAGGSMITEIGAVKVRGGEVLGEFQTLVNPHSSIPPFIAVLTGITDAMVASAPSIESALPSFLEFAAGTVLVAHNAPFDVGFLKHFAEQQQRPWPAFEVLDTVKLARRVVTRDEAPNCKLSSLATLFHASVTPDHRALSDARATVDVMHGLFARLGGQGLHTLEDVQTLNGRVTDAQRRKRHLADALPTGPGVYLFRGAGDEVLYVGTSRHVRQRVRTYFTASETRSRMSEMVTLAERVQAIECSTPLEAQVRELRLIASHRPHYNRRSKFPDKTHFLTLTSEAWPRLSLVRSVKDRSVAHLGPFSSRRTAERALAALHEAYPIRQCTQRLAGTPAETPCVLAEMGRCLSPCDGSADPTAYEAVVAALAGTLVGDPGEVVRALDDRMRVCAQDERFEEAATHRDRLGVFVRSAARSQRLRALVDCPELVATRREDDGRWAVHVVRHGRLSAAGVIPPRADAHAWLADLLAGAETVVDTRSALPAASAEESELVLRWLEQPGVRLVQAQGEWTCPVGGAQGHLTLIDALDEARLAVVPTDERRLPRTAHRPAR, from the coding sequence ATGAGTTCGACGACCGACGCACTGCTTCCTCCGGTGGCCACGGCTGCCCCGTCCCGGGACGAGCTCTCCCGCCGGACGACGGGGCAGCTGCGCTGGCAGGAGCAGCAGGGCCTCGACGACCTGGGGCGTCCCCTCAGCGAGGTCACCTTCACCGTGGTCGACCTCGAGACGACGGGTGGCTCCCCGGCCGGCGGGTCGATGATCACCGAGATCGGTGCGGTGAAGGTGCGCGGCGGCGAGGTGCTCGGGGAGTTCCAGACCCTGGTCAACCCGCACTCGTCGATCCCGCCCTTCATCGCCGTGCTGACCGGCATCACCGACGCGATGGTCGCCAGCGCCCCCTCCATCGAGTCAGCGCTCCCGTCCTTCCTGGAGTTCGCCGCCGGGACGGTGCTGGTGGCGCACAACGCTCCCTTCGACGTCGGCTTCCTGAAGCACTTCGCCGAGCAGCAGCAGCGGCCGTGGCCGGCGTTCGAGGTCCTCGACACGGTGAAGCTGGCCCGCAGGGTGGTCACCCGTGACGAGGCCCCCAACTGCAAGCTCTCCAGCCTCGCCACCCTCTTCCACGCCTCCGTCACGCCCGACCACCGCGCCCTCTCTGACGCGCGCGCCACCGTCGACGTGATGCACGGGCTCTTCGCCCGCCTCGGTGGGCAGGGTCTGCACACGCTGGAGGACGTGCAGACGCTGAACGGCCGGGTCACCGACGCCCAGCGCCGCAAGCGTCACCTCGCCGACGCCCTGCCCACCGGGCCCGGCGTCTACCTCTTCCGCGGCGCCGGCGACGAGGTGCTGTACGTCGGCACCTCGCGCCACGTCCGCCAGCGGGTGCGGACCTACTTCACCGCCTCGGAGACCCGGAGCCGGATGAGCGAGATGGTGACGCTCGCCGAGCGGGTGCAGGCGATCGAGTGCAGCACTCCCCTGGAGGCCCAGGTGCGCGAGCTCCGCCTCATCGCGAGCCACCGCCCCCACTACAACCGGCGCTCGAAGTTCCCCGACAAGACCCACTTCCTCACCCTGACCTCCGAGGCCTGGCCACGGCTCTCCCTGGTGCGCTCGGTGAAGGACCGATCGGTCGCTCACCTGGGTCCCTTCTCGTCCCGGCGCACGGCCGAGCGTGCCCTGGCCGCGCTGCACGAGGCCTACCCGATCCGTCAGTGCACGCAGCGGTTGGCCGGCACCCCTGCGGAGACCCCCTGCGTGCTGGCCGAGATGGGCCGCTGCCTCTCCCCCTGCGACGGCTCGGCCGACCCCACGGCGTACGAGGCCGTGGTCGCTGCGCTCGCCGGGACCCTCGTCGGCGACCCCGGCGAGGTGGTGCGGGCGCTGGACGACCGCATGCGCGTCTGCGCGCAGGACGAGCGGTTCGAGGAGGCAGCGACCCACCGCGACAGGTTGGGGGTCTTCGTCCGCTCCGCCGCGCGATCCCAACGCCTGCGTGCGCTGGTCGACTGCCCCGAGCTGGTCGCCACCCGACGCGAGGACGACGGACGCTGGGCGGTGCACGTCGTGCGCCACGGCCGGTTGAGTGCCGCCGGCGTCATCCCGCCGCGAGCCGACGCGCACGCCTGGTTGGCCGACCTGCTCGCGGGGGCGGAGACCGTGGTCGACACCCGCAGCGCCCTGCCTGCCGCCTCCGCGGAGGAGTCCGAGCTCGTCCTGCGCTGGCTCGAGCAGCCGGGCGTCCGGCTGGTGCAGGCCCAGGGTGAGTGGACGTGCCCGGTCGGAGGGGCCCAGGGCCACCTCACGTTGATCGACGCCCTCGACGAGGCTCGCCTCGCCGTGGTGCCCACCGACGAACGCCGGCTGCCCCGGACGGCCCACCGCCCGGCACGGTAA